The DNA sequence AGGCTTCCAGCTCGCTACGTCTTAACGACGCAGACCCAGACGACCGATCAGGGTGCTGTAACGAGTAGTGTCCTTGCCCTTCAGGTAGTCCAGCAGCTTACGGCGCTGGTTAACCATACGGATCAGACCACGACGCGAGTGGTGGTCTTTGCCGTTGGCCTTGAAGTGACCTTGCAGCTTGTTGATGTTGGCGGTCAGCAGGGCTACCTGCACTTCCGGAGAACCGGTGTCGCCTTCAGCTTGCTTGTACTCGTTAACGATCTGGGCTTTTTCTTCAACGCTAAGTGCCATGATGGGCTCCTTACAGTGAACAGGCCGGGACGCATCCCGTGTTTTAAAAGAGGGCTGACCGTGCCTG is a window from the Pseudomonas sp. MTM4 genome containing:
- the rpsO gene encoding 30S ribosomal protein S15 — encoded protein: MALSVEEKAQIVNEYKQAEGDTGSPEVQVALLTANINKLQGHFKANGKDHHSRRGLIRMVNQRRKLLDYLKGKDTTRYSTLIGRLGLRR